The Haploplasma axanthum region AAACACAAATTTGAACCAAATAATAACGCTTACATCAATAAAAATGCAAAAAAAAGTGATTTTCTCTTGACTTCATCAACTTGTTTAAGTAAAATAGTACAAAATCCAATTTAGGAGGAAGAATAAATGAAAAAAAGAATTGTTGCATTTTTACTAGTAATAACTTCTACACTCGTTTTAGTAGCGTGTACAAGTCCTGAAAGTAAAAAATTAAAAGAAGGAGCTAATGTATTAACTGTACCTGCTGAAGTAGTAGCAGACTTTGAAGTTGATGCAAAAGCAGGTGAAGCCACAGTAACGTGGGTATCATCAAATGAAGAAGTTTTAACTGTGGGTGAAACTGCAGAAGATAAAACAAGTATTAAAGTAACTCCAAAATTAGAAGCGACTAATGTGGACTTAACAGCTACATTAACTGTAGGAACAAAAACACTTGATAAAAAATTTGTTGTTAAAGTTCTTGCGCTTCCAACTATTACAGGAGCTAAAGATATTGTAATTGACTCTAACGTTGAACCAAAATGGTTAGAAGGTGTTACTGCAACAGATGCTCTTGGAAAAGAACTAAAAGTTACTGTTGATACTTCTAAGATCCCTGTTAATAAAGCTGGAAATTATATTACGGGCCAATATCAAATAACATATAAGGCTACTGATGATAACGGAAATAGTAACACTGCAGTAGTTGCTGTTAGAATTGGTGATGTATCTGGACCAGTTATTAGTGGAGTTAGAGTTTTCAATGTTGTAGCGGGTTCTGCTAAACCAACTTGGACAACAGGTGTAACTGCAAAAGATGATAAAGATGCTACATCTACTGTAACAGTTGATGATTCAGCAGTTGATTTATCAGCAGTAGGTACATATGATTTAGTATTTAAATCAGTTGATGCTGCTGGAAATGAAACAGTCTTAACAACAGTAGTTAATGTAAGTGAAGAAACTACAAGCGCATTGAAGAAAGTTGAACTTGATCAAAAAGTTTCATCAAATTTAACACTTCCTACAACAGTTGATTCTGTTAATGTAAATTGGAGTTCAAGTAATACAGCAGTAATTTCAACTACTGGTGCTGTTACAAGACAAGAATTTAATACAGCTGTTAAACTAACTGCTACAGCAATTAAAGGTGAGTTACAATCAACAAGAGAGTTCTGGGTAACGGTGTTTGGAACAGATGTAGACCTTAATGGTGTATATAATGCATCATTTGGTGAAATTGTAACACTTAATCCGTTGATGTCAACAGGAAATTCTGATTCAGACGTATATGAATATTTAACTTCAACACTATATAGTGGAGATTATGATTGGGAACAAGCTATCAAAGATGGAAATGCTGCTTTCCCTGGAGATTTCAGTAAAATTAAATCTGATAGAAATCCAAATGGAACTGTTGATATGCCATCAATCGCATATAAACGTACATTATTAATGGCATCTGAATTCCCTTATGCTGTAAACAAAAAAACAAGAAATGTTGTTGAAGGTACTTATGGTACTTACTTAAATACTAAGTCAGCAAGAGAAACGATTGATAATGAATGGATTATTGAATTGAGAGATGATTTAGAATTTGCAGATGGTACTAAGATTACTGCTGACACATACGAATATACATTCAAACAATATTTAAATGGAAAAATTGCCAACGAACGTGCTAATTATTTATATACTGATGATTATGTACCTCTAGTAAATGGTAAGGAATATTATGATGGTGTTGTTGGATGGGATCAAGTTGGATATGAAAAAATAAATGATTATGCATTTAAATTATATCTATCAAGTGAAGTTACACAATATGAGTTTATTGGATCATTAAGCATAATTTATCTAGTTCACCCTGATAGTTATGAAAAAGGATTCTTGCAAAATGGAACTGTTAATAACTATGGATCAATTCAAAATCCACTTGTTTCATATGGACCATACACTTTAAGTAATAACTATGACACAACAAACAAATTTGTCTTTACAAAAAATGAAAAATTTGTTCAAGCATGGGATTATTCAATTAAAACAATTAATGGGCCAATAATTAAAGAACAAAAAGATACGATAAATGAATT contains the following coding sequences:
- a CDS encoding ABC transporter substrate-binding protein — its product is MKKRIVAFLLVITSTLVLVACTSPESKKLKEGANVLTVPAEVVADFEVDAKAGEATVTWVSSNEEVLTVGETAEDKTSIKVTPKLEATNVDLTATLTVGTKTLDKKFVVKVLALPTITGAKDIVIDSNVEPKWLEGVTATDALGKELKVTVDTSKIPVNKAGNYITGQYQITYKATDDNGNSNTAVVAVRIGDVSGPVISGVRVFNVVAGSAKPTWTTGVTAKDDKDATSTVTVDDSAVDLSAVGTYDLVFKSVDAAGNETVLTTVVNVSEETTSALKKVELDQKVSSNLTLPTTVDSVNVNWSSSNTAVISTTGAVTRQEFNTAVKLTATAIKGELQSTREFWVTVFGTDVDLNGVYNASFGEIVTLNPLMSTGNSDSDVYEYLTSTLYSGDYDWEQAIKDGNAAFPGDFSKIKSDRNPNGTVDMPSIAYKRTLLMASEFPYAVNKKTRNVVEGTYGTYLNTKSARETIDNEWIIELRDDLEFADGTKITADTYEYTFKQYLNGKIANERANYLYTDDYVPLVNGKEYYDGVVGWDQVGYEKINDYAFKLYLSSEVTQYEFIGSLSIIYLVHPDSYEKGFLQNGTVNNYGSIQNPLVSYGPYTLSNNYDTTNKFVFTKNEKFVQAWDYSIKTINGPIIKEQKDTINEFKAGNLDVAGVGGEFWDEYQEHKNLYISPSNSFYRIAISLDRSKGNTNKVSAPILAYPEFRKALYLATERNDFANNVQPPSQGALGFLSNIHQVTEWAKQAYASSSIFSQQLTELGLEPEKNGFDSAEAKRLFEEAYTKAVADGKYTQGQKVVVEFLYYDAGSNTRIANWVKAQYESVFGSNFEIKLNAVSSAELTAQRNIGDFDLVFTGMSGATFQATFGMGYIFSPSFSTFLSGKGHDVPNLPVEADISNLFDIIGAKAEDKRTASEKKFYDALKANNGTFKGKFDDLFLLFNNTAELKVEYDGQEEDLTKITAALEKALLEQMIAVPLFSATSAAVYSDRVVRQAHAYHLFLGWGGLSYTYIKASK